One region of Hoeflea sp. 108 genomic DNA includes:
- the fabG gene encoding 3-oxoacyl-[acyl-carrier-protein] reductase, with the protein MFDLTGRKALVTGASGGIGEEIARILHKQGAIVGLHGTRVEKLEALANDLGDRVKLFPANLGNRDEVKALGQKAEAELEGVDILVNNAGITKDGLFVRMSDEDWDQVIEINLTAMFRLTRELTHPMMRRRHGRIINITSVVGVTGNPGQTNYCASKAGMIGFSKSLAQEIATRNITVNCVAPGFIESAMTEKLNDKQKEAIMGAIPAKRMGTGQEVASAVAYLASNEAAYVTGQTIHVNGGMAMI; encoded by the coding sequence ATGTTTGATCTGACCGGCCGTAAGGCACTCGTCACCGGCGCCTCCGGTGGCATCGGCGAAGAAATCGCCCGCATCCTGCACAAGCAGGGCGCCATCGTCGGCCTGCACGGCACCCGCGTCGAGAAACTCGAGGCCCTGGCCAACGATCTCGGCGACCGCGTGAAGCTGTTCCCGGCCAATCTCGGCAACCGCGACGAGGTCAAGGCGCTGGGCCAGAAGGCGGAGGCCGAGCTCGAAGGTGTCGACATCCTGGTCAACAATGCCGGCATCACCAAGGACGGTCTGTTCGTGCGCATGTCCGACGAAGACTGGGACCAGGTCATCGAGATCAATCTGACGGCGATGTTCCGCCTGACGCGCGAGCTGACCCATCCGATGATGCGTCGCCGTCACGGCCGCATCATCAACATCACCTCGGTGGTGGGCGTGACCGGCAATCCCGGTCAGACCAACTACTGCGCGTCGAAGGCCGGCATGATCGGCTTCTCGAAGTCGCTGGCGCAGGAGATCGCGACCCGCAACATCACCGTCAACTGCGTTGCCCCGGGCTTCATCGAATCGGCGATGACCGAGAAGCTCAACGACAAGCAGAAAGAGGCGATCATGGGCGCTATTCCTGCCAAGCGCATGGGAACCGGCCAGGAAGTCGCCTCGGCGGTTGCCTATCTTGCCTCCAACGAGGCCGCGTACGTCACCGGCCAGACCATCCACGTCAACGGCGGGATGGCAATGATCTGA